A window of Costertonia aggregata contains these coding sequences:
- a CDS encoding ArsR/SmtB family transcription factor, with the protein MSLEITCTRNEADKKQISRCKETIENSSGSLEAISKILSLAGSEVRLKILFLLNIENELCPCDIADILEMSVPAVSQHIRKMKDAGIITSRREGQTLYYSLVKSEDNVLNGIFNSISARKKTA; encoded by the coding sequence ATGAGCTTGGAAATAACCTGTACACGGAACGAAGCAGACAAGAAGCAAATATCGAGATGTAAGGAAACCATAGAGAATTCTTCAGGTAGCTTAGAAGCAATAAGCAAAATTTTGTCTCTTGCGGGAAGCGAGGTACGACTGAAAATTCTATTTCTATTGAACATAGAGAATGAACTGTGTCCTTGCGATATTGCTGACATTCTTGAAATGAGTGTTCCTGCCGTATCCCAACATATCCGTAAAATGAAGGATGCGGGAATTATTACATCGAGACGTGAAGGGCAAACATTGTATTATTCGCTGGTAAAGAGTGAGGACAATGTTTTGAATGGAATTTTCAATTCAATTTCAGCAAGAAAGAAAACAGCTTAG
- a CDS encoding N-acetylmuramoyl-L-alanine amidase family protein — MKKVLKNVSFVILFLKMCVIFGQETDAQKRIVIDVGHGGKDSGAIGINGIQEKDVVLSIANAILKLNKEMDKPLDIYLTRYSDTLISLSDRTKLAEALNADLFVSLHCNHSDNPDARGIEVYASRKQKEFSKASVLIGYQIERALCEAIAYESRGVKFANFQVLGETVEYCASLLLELGFLSNKDEGSYILDNNNIERIALSILLSIQKSIEL; from the coding sequence ATGAAAAAAGTGCTCAAAAACGTCAGTTTTGTGATTTTGTTTCTAAAAATGTGTGTCATTTTTGGACAAGAAACGGATGCTCAAAAACGAATTGTTATTGACGTTGGACACGGCGGAAAAGATTCTGGTGCAATTGGTATAAATGGCATCCAAGAAAAGGATGTGGTTTTGTCCATTGCAAATGCCATTTTAAAGCTGAATAAAGAAATGGATAAGCCTTTGGATATTTATTTGACCAGGTATAGTGATACGCTTATTTCTTTATCAGACAGAACAAAGCTGGCCGAAGCCTTGAATGCTGATTTGTTTGTGTCTTTGCATTGCAATCATTCCGATAATCCAGATGCGAGAGGTATAGAGGTTTATGCTTCAAGAAAACAAAAGGAATTCTCAAAAGCATCGGTTCTTATAGGTTATCAAATTGAACGAGCCCTTTGTGAAGCCATTGCTTATGAAAGTCGAGGTGTGAAGTTTGCCAACTTTCAGGTACTTGGGGAAACTGTTGAGTATTGCGCCTCATTACTATTGGAATTGGGTTTTTTGAGCAATAAAGATGAAGGCAGCTATATTTTGGATAATAACAATATTGAACGCATTGCACTATCGATATTATTATCCATTCAAAAATCAATAGAATTATGA